A single genomic interval of Desulfuromonadales bacterium harbors:
- a CDS encoding pyridoxamine 5'-phosphate oxidase family protein has translation MIPEKLQEILKTDGVVAIATLGKDGPHMVNTWNSYIRISPEGRMLIPAGYMHKTEENIKHNPEVLITLGSSKVKGLHGTGAGFLIKGKAAFVTSGPDYDALKSTFSWLRATLTVTIDSATQTW, from the coding sequence ATGATCCCGGAAAAATTGCAAGAGATTCTCAAAACAGATGGTGTTGTCGCAATCGCCACTCTGGGCAAGGATGGACCACACATGGTCAATACCTGGAACAGCTACATCCGCATCTCACCCGAAGGCCGCATGCTGATTCCTGCCGGCTACATGCACAAGACGGAAGAAAACATCAAGCACAATCCCGAGGTGTTGATCACCCTCGGCAGCAGCAAAGTCAAGGGCCTGCATGGAACCGGGGCCGGGTTTCTGATCAAGGGGAAGGCGGCATTCGTGACATCCGGCCCCGACTACGATGCCTTGAAATCGACATTTAGCTGGCTGCGGGCAACTCTCACCGTCACAATCGACTCCGCTACCCAGACGTGGTGA